In the Carassius auratus strain Wakin unplaced genomic scaffold, ASM336829v1 scaf_tig00030951, whole genome shotgun sequence genome, one interval contains:
- the LOC113080333 gene encoding uncharacterized protein LOC113080333: MLSAIDDGELEQHVRQLQSQYPNSGNEMIRALLRAQGVLVTRSRVREMLTRVNPTAAARRWSQTVARRVYHVPYPNSLWHIDGNMRLIRWGFVIHGAIDGYSRLITYLNCSTDNRATTVLSQFLKATCLYALPSRVRSDHGGENILVALFMHLVQGLEHRGFITGRSVHNQRIERLWRDVFLHVLQHFYLMFYSLEDSEVLNPDDDVHRLSLHIVYLPEIQKRLEQFRQAWNLHPLRTENNHTPSQLWTEGMLKNIATDSTAVNNVFGENPYSDQNIDAILAQYGIQTLPTLDEEEFPAVNVEPPQLILTQQQQTSVHNAIQHLSDLKLKYQACCTAIISILQTQV; the protein is encoded by the exons ATGCTGTCTGCAATAGATGATGGTGAACTAGAACAACATGTGAGGCAACTTCAGAGCCAATATCCTAATTCTGGAAATGAG ATGATAAGAGCCCTGTTGCGTGCACAGGGTGTGCTTGTTACACGGTCCAGGGTGCGTGAGATGTTGACACGGGTCAATCCTACTGCTGCTGCAAGGAGATGGAGCCAGACAGTTGCAAGACGTGTTTACCATGTACCTTACCCCAATAGTTTGTGGCACATTGATGGGAACATGCGTCTCATAAG ATGGGGTTTTGTGATTCATGGTGCAATTGATGGATACTCCCGTCTGATTACTTACCTCAACTGCAGCACAGACAATCGTGCCACAACAGTGCTTTCTCAGTTTTTGAAAGCAACATGCCTCTATGCCCTACCATCAAGAGTCAGATCTGACCATGGTGGTGAAAACATCCTTGTGGCTTTATTCATGCATCTAGTTCAAGGACTTGAACACAGAGGATTCATAACCGGACGATCAGTTCACAATCAGAGAATTGAACGCCTTTGGCGTGATGTATTTTTGCATGTGTTGCAGCACTTTTACCTTATGTTCTACTCCTTAGAGGATTCAGAGGTTCTAAACCCAGATGATGATGTCCACAGACTTTCACTGCATATTGTTTATCTTCCTGAGATTCAAAAAAGACTGGAGCAGTTTAGACAGGCCTGGAACCTCCATCCGTTGCGAACAGAAAATAATCACACACCATCTCAACTCTGGACAGAGGGTatgctcaaaaacattgcaacagACAGCACAGCTGTCAACAATGTCTTTGGGGAAAATCCCTACAGCGACCAAAACATTGATGCCATCCTAGCACAGTATGGAATTCAAACACTGCCTACACTTGATGAGGAAGAGTTCCCAGCTGTTAATGTAGAGCCACCTCAACTCATCCTCACTCAGCAACAACAGACATCTGTACACAATGCAATCCAACACCTTTCTGATCTAAAGTTAAAATATCAGGCTTGCTGTACTGCTATTATCAGTATTTTGCAAACACAGGTATAG
- the LOC113080337 gene encoding G2/M phase-specific E3 ubiquitin-protein ligase-like — MFVSEEIPLQAKDLCTLFDVDFSVQGSNRRDRENMTICFWRDWLIDIEEGECSPVTLEKVLEFTSGASTVPPLGFPHRPQIQFLHEGNRIFPEANTCILVLRLPLHSSYEAFKQHMIEGILQAPTFGLA; from the exons atgtttgtCAGTGAGGAGATTCCACTGCAGGCGAAGGACCTATGCACTTTATTTGATGTGGACTTCTCTGTGCAAGGCAGCAACAGGAGAGACCGAGAAAACATGACAATATGCTTTTGGCGTGACTGGTTAATTGATATTGAAG AAGGAGAATGCAGTCCAGTCACCCTAGAGAAGGTATTGGAGTTTACATCTGGAGCTTCAACAGTGCCTCCACTGGGATTTCCACACCGTCCACAAATTCAGTTCCTTCATGAGGGCAACAGAATCTTCCCAGAAGCAAATACTTGTATTCTTGTACTCCGCCTGCCACTGCACTCTTCCTATGAAGCCTTCAAACAACACATGATTGAGGGAATTTTGCAAGCTCCAACCTTTGGACTTGCATGA
- the LOC113080338 gene encoding uncharacterized protein LOC113080338 gives MFTLPFLGKPVHESMEAGRTNSKIGLNWSLSELNNFVCQSYPRISLNLVGFELARTGKGRKIQKLQVSSVKELKAVVGKSRLYIVPRATVLQVTSPPSAMSLNSFPPLAAPAVDETSQVVSDQVASTSSAISINSFPPLSIAPVQDETTPVAESTQAQSVVANQALQEWRAIRAQQDQEYNTSLLVDQEKERKKLVYQACEERRQKVCL, from the exons ATGTTTACACTTCCATTCTTAGGAAAACCTGTGCACGAGTCAATGGAGGCCGGACGAACCAACTCAAAGATTGGGTTAAACTGGAGTTTATCTGAATTAAACAACTTTGTTTGCCAAAGCTACCCTCGCATCAGTTTAAATTTGGTAGGCTTTGAATTGGCAAGGACAGGCAAAGGACGCAAGATCCAGAAATTGCAAGTTAGTTCTGTGAAGGAACTTAAAGCTGTTGTTGGCAAAAGCAGGCTTTACATCGTGCCACGAGCCACTGTGTTGCAG GTAACATCACCACCCTCTGCCATGTCCCTGAATTCATTCCCACCACTCGCAGCTCCAGCAGTAGATGAGACCTCACAAGTGGTTTCAGATCAG GTGGCATCCACATCCTCTGCCATATCCATAAATTCATTCCCACCACTCTCAATTGCTCCGGTACAAGATGAGACCACGCCTGTGGCTGAGAGTACCCAAGCTCAAAGTGTGGTTGCAAATCAG gCTCTTCAAGAATGGCGAGCAATACGTGCCCAGCAAGACCAGGAGTATAATACAAGTTTGTTGGTGGATCAGGAGAAG GAGAGGAAGAAACTAGTCTATCAGGCTTGTGAGGAAAGACGTCAAAAGGTTTGTCTATAA